The following coding sequences lie in one Cupriavidus sp. WKF15 genomic window:
- the gyrB gene encoding DNA topoisomerase (ATP-hydrolyzing) subunit B, whose translation MTQAQAPQQENTYGASSIQILEGLEAVRKRPGMYIGDTSDGTGLHHLVFEVLDNSIDEALAGYCTEIQVTIHSDNSISIVDNGRGIPPLVKFDDKHEPKRSAAEIAMTELHAGGKFNQNSYKVSGGLHGVGVSCVNALSKWLRLTVRRDGQVHLIEFAKGDVQNRIVETVTGPDGQPVEVSPMKIIGATDKRGTEVHFLADEEIFTNVEFHYEILSKRIRELSFLNNGVHIKLVDQRTGKEEDFAFSGGVKGFVEYINRSKTVLHPNIFYANTEKDGIGVEVAMQWNDGYNEQVLCFTNNIPQRDGGTHLTGLRAAMTRVINKYIEENEVAKKAKVETTGDDMREGLACVLSVKVPEPKFSSQTKDKLVSSEVRLPVEELVSKALTDFLLETPNDAKTICGKIVDAARAREAARKAREMTRRKGVMDGMGLPGKLADCQEKDPAQSELFLVEGDSAGGSAKQGRDRKFQAILPLKGKILNVERARFDKMLSSQEVLTLITALGTGIGKDDYNLEKLRYHRIIIMTDADVDGSHIRTLLLTFFYRQMPDIIERGYVYIAQPPLYKIKHGKEERYIKDDVELNAYLLKLAMEKAVLVRPDGTEINGDALTELARQYQLTEGVIGRLSRIVDQDALRAIADGVTLDLDSAPAAEASAVALKTKLAEMHAKTLIGAAVNDDGTADVYAQFDEKTDKHRLMIARRHHGNVRLSHLDADFVHGADYAALANAAKTFQGLTPEGTKVQRGEGDKLRDQTVNDFHGAMQWLLSEAERGVSRQRYKGLGEMNPEQLFETTLDVTQRRLLKVQIEDAIAADQIFTTLMGDEVEPRRNFIESNALVARNIDV comes from the coding sequence ATGACCCAAGCGCAAGCACCACAACAGGAAAACACCTACGGAGCCTCGTCGATCCAGATCCTGGAAGGCCTGGAGGCGGTACGCAAGCGCCCGGGCATGTACATCGGCGACACCTCCGACGGCACCGGCCTGCACCACCTGGTGTTCGAGGTGCTGGACAACTCCATCGACGAAGCGCTGGCCGGCTACTGCACCGAGATCCAGGTCACCATCCACAGCGACAACTCGATCTCCATCGTCGACAACGGCCGCGGCATCCCGCCCCTGGTCAAGTTCGACGACAAGCACGAACCCAAGCGCAGCGCGGCGGAAATCGCCATGACCGAGCTGCACGCCGGCGGCAAGTTCAACCAGAACAGCTACAAGGTGTCCGGCGGCCTGCACGGCGTGGGCGTGTCTTGCGTGAACGCGCTGTCCAAGTGGCTGCGCCTGACCGTGCGCCGTGACGGCCAGGTCCACCTGATCGAATTCGCCAAGGGCGATGTGCAGAACCGCATCGTCGAGACCGTGACCGGCCCGGACGGCCAGCCCGTGGAAGTCTCGCCGATGAAGATCATCGGTGCCACCGACAAGCGCGGCACCGAAGTCCACTTCCTGGCGGACGAGGAAATCTTCACCAACGTCGAGTTCCACTACGAGATCCTCTCCAAGCGGATCCGCGAACTCTCGTTCCTGAACAACGGCGTCCACATCAAGCTGGTCGACCAGCGCACCGGCAAGGAAGAAGACTTCGCTTTCTCCGGCGGCGTGAAGGGCTTTGTCGAATACATCAACCGCTCCAAGACCGTCCTGCACCCGAACATCTTCTACGCCAACACCGAGAAAGACGGCATCGGCGTGGAAGTGGCCATGCAGTGGAACGACGGCTACAACGAGCAGGTGCTCTGCTTCACCAACAACATTCCGCAGCGTGACGGCGGCACCCACCTGACCGGCCTGCGCGCCGCGATGACGCGCGTCATCAACAAGTACATCGAAGAAAACGAAGTCGCCAAGAAAGCCAAGGTGGAAACCACCGGCGACGACATGCGCGAAGGCCTGGCCTGCGTGCTGTCCGTCAAGGTGCCCGAGCCCAAGTTCAGCTCGCAGACCAAGGACAAGCTGGTCTCGTCCGAAGTGCGCCTGCCCGTGGAAGAGCTGGTCAGCAAGGCGCTGACCGACTTCCTGCTGGAAACGCCCAACGACGCCAAGACCATCTGCGGCAAGATCGTCGACGCGGCCCGCGCGCGCGAAGCCGCCCGCAAGGCCCGCGAAATGACCCGCCGCAAGGGCGTCATGGACGGCATGGGCCTGCCCGGCAAGCTGGCCGACTGCCAGGAAAAAGACCCGGCCCAGTCCGAACTCTTCCTGGTGGAGGGTGACTCCGCAGGCGGCTCCGCCAAGCAGGGCCGCGACCGTAAGTTCCAGGCCATCCTGCCGCTCAAGGGCAAGATCCTGAACGTCGAGCGCGCGCGCTTCGACAAGATGCTCTCCAGCCAGGAAGTGCTCACGCTCATCACCGCGCTGGGCACCGGCATCGGCAAGGACGACTACAACCTGGAAAAGCTGCGCTACCACCGCATCATCATCATGACTGACGCGGACGTGGACGGCTCGCACATCCGCACGCTGCTGCTGACGTTCTTCTACCGCCAGATGCCCGACATCATCGAGCGCGGCTACGTGTACATCGCCCAGCCGCCGCTCTACAAGATCAAGCACGGCAAGGAAGAGCGCTACATCAAGGACGACGTCGAGCTCAACGCCTACCTGCTCAAGCTGGCCATGGAAAAGGCCGTGCTGGTGCGCCCGGATGGCACGGAGATCAATGGCGATGCGCTGACCGAGCTGGCGCGGCAGTACCAGCTGACGGAAGGCGTGATCGGCCGTCTGTCACGCATCGTGGATCAGGATGCGCTGCGCGCGATTGCTGATGGCGTGACGCTGGACCTGGACAGCGCGCCGGCGGCTGAGGCTTCGGCCGTGGCGCTGAAGACCAAGCTGGCGGAGATGCATGCCAAGACGTTGATTGGCGCCGCGGTCAATGACGATGGCACGGCGGATGTGTATGCCCAGTTTGATGAGAAGACGGACAAGCATCGGCTGATGATTGCGCGTCGTCATCATGGCAACGTGCGGCTGTCGCACCTGGATGCGGACTTTGTCCACGGGGCGGATTACGCGGCGCTGGCCAATGCGGCCAAGACGTTCCAGGGGCTGACGCCTGAGGGAACCAAGGTGCAGCGCGGGGAAGGGGACAAGCTGAGGGATCAGACTGTCAATGACTTCCATGGGGCGATGCAGTGGTTGCTGTCTGAAGCCGAACGTGGGGTGTCGCGTCAGCGCTATAAGGGTCTTGGGGAGATGAACCCTGAGCAGTTGTTTGAGACGACGCTGGACGTTACGCAGCGGCGACTGCTGAAGGTGCAGATTGAGGATGCTATTGCGGCGGATCAGATTTTCACCACGCTGATGGGGGATGAGGTGGAGCCGCGGAGGAACTTTATTGAGTCCAATGCGTTGGTGGCGCGGAATATTGACGTTTGA
- a CDS encoding HAD-IA family hydrolase, whose translation MANVVLFDFDSTLVKTRSVREIRESIEYDLLTPETMAQVAPYRPVPELIRELKERGVLLGIVSNAGRGYIDRILAHLEMRNDFDVVVTYSDVKRAGKEPKPAPDGILLALEQLGEESGPHVLYVGDEYIDIIAAYNAGVTPIVPTWASRETVSTAPAAALSSRDLIDYFDDPSDFRLFAERAAEHQSINFHRGATYFLPLDLSGNVVTVGEQLRILCLGRYYSQKAVVTASLHEAHALSQDIVRKESIPQFELQPYWVDVVLHVLRRGPEYLFHNEHPFDLITVVPGKAGGHPRLENFLRRVQQAAGPEFAGVSFDASLLRYVDDALKQKTLSADQRAAEAKRALQLAGGAAERIRGRHVLVIDDVVTTGSTIARSIDLLETAGAASVTGLAFAKTVSVQQDDKNCPRCTRPMRLRRNQADGSHFWGCSGYFADEEDERCTYTEDMHPKFCGVCNRPMVRRTNRQNGNRFWGCTGYNQTPSCNYTEDIQ comes from the coding sequence ATGGCCAACGTTGTTTTGTTCGATTTCGACAGTACTTTGGTGAAAACGCGGTCGGTCCGGGAGATACGGGAGTCTATCGAATACGATTTGCTCACACCGGAGACGATGGCCCAGGTCGCGCCGTATCGTCCCGTTCCGGAGCTTATTAGGGAGCTGAAGGAGCGAGGTGTCCTGCTCGGGATTGTGTCCAATGCAGGACGAGGCTACATCGACCGCATTCTTGCCCATTTGGAGATGCGGAACGACTTTGACGTGGTTGTTACTTACTCCGACGTTAAGCGCGCTGGCAAGGAGCCAAAGCCGGCGCCTGATGGAATCTTGCTTGCGCTCGAGCAGCTTGGTGAGGAGTCGGGCCCCCACGTTCTTTATGTCGGTGACGAGTACATCGACATCATCGCCGCGTACAACGCTGGGGTTACGCCCATCGTTCCAACCTGGGCGTCGCGCGAAACCGTCTCGACGGCGCCAGCGGCAGCCTTGTCGTCGCGAGACCTGATTGACTACTTTGATGACCCAAGCGACTTCCGATTATTTGCGGAGCGCGCTGCGGAGCATCAGTCTATTAATTTCCACCGTGGTGCGACCTATTTCCTGCCTCTCGACCTCTCCGGCAATGTGGTAACCGTTGGCGAACAACTGCGGATTCTGTGTCTCGGCCGCTACTACAGCCAGAAGGCAGTGGTTACGGCCTCGCTCCACGAGGCGCATGCGCTATCACAAGACATCGTGCGCAAAGAGAGTATCCCGCAGTTTGAGCTTCAGCCGTATTGGGTCGACGTTGTGTTGCACGTCCTCCGACGAGGACCTGAATATCTGTTCCACAACGAGCATCCTTTTGACCTAATCACTGTCGTACCGGGAAAGGCCGGTGGCCACCCGCGCTTGGAGAATTTCCTTCGCCGCGTTCAGCAAGCTGCCGGGCCAGAGTTCGCCGGGGTGAGCTTTGATGCATCGCTGCTGCGGTATGTCGACGATGCGCTGAAGCAGAAGACTCTCTCAGCCGACCAGCGGGCGGCAGAAGCTAAACGGGCGCTCCAGCTCGCAGGTGGTGCGGCCGAGCGCATTCGCGGCCGGCATGTTCTCGTAATCGACGACGTAGTAACGACCGGGTCAACTATCGCGCGCTCAATCGACCTGCTGGAAACAGCCGGGGCCGCCTCGGTGACCGGGTTGGCTTTTGCGAAAACGGTGAGCGTTCAGCAGGATGACAAAAACTGCCCGCGATGCACTCGACCGATGCGGCTTCGGCGCAATCAGGCCGATGGCAGTCATTTCTGGGGCTGCTCCGGGTACTTTGCGGACGAGGAAGACGAGCGATGCACCTACACGGAGGACATGCATCCGAAATTCTGCGGAGTCTGCAACAGACCCATGGTCCGCCGTACCAACAGGCAGAATGGCAACCGGTTTTGGGGCTGCACCGGATACAATCAGACACCGTCCTGCAACTACACTGAAGACATCCAATAG
- the dnaN gene encoding DNA polymerase III subunit beta, with protein MQLVKTSRDNLLRPLQIVSGIVERRHTLPILANLLIRKSGSNVSFLSTDIEIQITTHAECGVGNDSVATTVAARKLLDILRAMPDGDVALSLNDKRMTVQSGKSRFALQTLAAEEFPTVAEATEYNASVSLPQKTFKHLLAMVHFAMAQQDIRYYLNGMLLVVDGKKVMAVATDGHRLAYCGVELENEAAGVGSRQEVIIPRKTILELQRLLEDNDDPVQVQLAANQVKFSFANIELISKLVEGKFPDFQRVIPKGYKNAFAIDRVRLQQALQRTAILTTDKFKGVRCILDTHMMKISSTNADQEEAQEELELDYSGDALDIGFNVTYLLDVLANLKSEQVQVSLGDSNSSALITVPDDDNFKYVVMPMRI; from the coding sequence ATGCAATTGGTCAAAACCTCGCGAGACAATCTGCTGCGTCCGCTGCAAATCGTGAGCGGCATCGTGGAGCGCCGCCACACCCTCCCGATCCTGGCCAACCTGCTGATTCGCAAGTCCGGCTCGAACGTATCCTTCCTCTCGACCGACATCGAGATCCAGATCACCACGCACGCCGAATGCGGCGTGGGCAATGACAGCGTGGCCACCACCGTGGCCGCACGCAAGCTGCTCGACATCCTGCGCGCCATGCCCGACGGCGACGTCGCCCTGTCGCTCAACGATAAGCGCATGACCGTGCAATCCGGCAAGAGCCGCTTCGCACTGCAGACGCTGGCCGCCGAAGAATTCCCGACGGTTGCCGAAGCCACCGAATACAACGCCAGCGTCTCGCTGCCGCAGAAGACCTTCAAGCACCTGCTGGCGATGGTCCACTTCGCCATGGCGCAGCAAGACATCCGTTACTACCTGAACGGCATGCTGCTTGTCGTCGACGGCAAGAAGGTCATGGCAGTCGCCACGGACGGCCACCGCCTGGCCTACTGCGGCGTGGAGCTGGAAAACGAAGCCGCCGGTGTGGGCTCGCGCCAGGAAGTCATCATCCCGCGCAAGACCATCCTGGAACTGCAACGCCTGCTCGAAGACAACGACGACCCCGTGCAGGTGCAGCTGGCCGCCAACCAGGTCAAGTTCAGCTTCGCCAATATCGAGCTGATCTCCAAGCTGGTGGAAGGCAAGTTCCCCGACTTCCAGCGCGTCATTCCCAAGGGCTACAAGAACGCCTTCGCGATTGACCGCGTCAGGCTGCAGCAGGCGCTGCAACGCACCGCCATCCTGACGACCGACAAGTTCAAGGGTGTGCGCTGCATCCTGGACACGCACATGATGAAGATCAGCTCCACCAACGCCGACCAGGAAGAGGCGCAGGAAGAGCTGGAACTCGATTACTCGGGCGACGCGCTCGACATCGGCTTCAACGTGACCTACCTGCTCGACGTACTCGCCAACCTGAAGAGCGAGCAAGTGCAGGTCAGCCTCGGCGACTCGAATTCGAGCGCGCTGATCACCGTGCCGGATGACGACAACTTCAAGTACGTCGTCATGCCGATGCGCATCTGA
- a CDS encoding phosphoribosyltransferase — protein sequence MQMLLTSPDSVLVSGAPHPAIVKVLADFAAAGNPVALLSNHTEPVWFKQAFADTAVQFLRSPRRQDGGVVSHNAKHFNLQNHDVLVLASKLEDIQMAKNGHAVVIGAGWSNNKYVADLGIRAANPTELAQVIALTAGWQGQWWYQGNTPGYSVHVLADLSQMGKGIDQQVFAGKIKQTVKNGGVHLNALLAVTARSMLFMGAGGVPDLLWGVYPSSSSDNSDNETLSDFTHRLRTTASRVRNAERGQPLFIRHTPSAKRSSGSFSGDRRDPTGQVTTIHLNPFYASKLRGKNVVVVDDCTTYGVSFGVAAAFLRKAGAASVTGIALGKFGNQLSAYQIELKTDPFAPVQASDFIGSSSPFPGATNFVSQAALTSLLT from the coding sequence ATGCAAATGCTGCTGACATCTCCCGACTCTGTTTTGGTCTCGGGGGCGCCCCACCCGGCTATTGTCAAAGTGCTGGCTGACTTCGCGGCGGCGGGAAACCCGGTCGCACTTTTGTCGAACCACACGGAGCCGGTTTGGTTCAAGCAAGCGTTTGCGGACACTGCGGTTCAATTCCTTCGCAGCCCCAGGAGACAAGATGGAGGGGTGGTCTCGCATAATGCTAAGCACTTCAATTTGCAAAATCACGACGTGCTGGTTCTCGCCTCGAAGCTGGAAGACATCCAGATGGCGAAGAACGGTCATGCGGTGGTGATTGGCGCTGGGTGGTCAAACAATAAGTACGTTGCAGATTTGGGCATTCGAGCCGCGAATCCTACTGAGCTTGCACAAGTCATCGCGTTGACTGCGGGATGGCAGGGGCAATGGTGGTACCAAGGCAACACACCGGGCTACAGCGTGCACGTCCTGGCGGACCTGTCGCAGATGGGCAAGGGAATCGACCAGCAGGTTTTTGCAGGAAAAATCAAACAGACTGTCAAAAACGGAGGCGTTCACCTGAATGCGCTGCTCGCAGTGACCGCACGGTCTATGTTGTTTATGGGGGCCGGTGGCGTCCCAGACCTCCTCTGGGGCGTCTATCCATCATCCAGCAGCGACAACTCTGACAACGAGACGCTTAGCGACTTCACCCATCGACTGCGCACGACGGCTTCGCGCGTTCGAAATGCGGAGCGCGGTCAGCCTCTGTTCATTCGACATACTCCTTCGGCCAAACGGTCCAGTGGCAGCTTCAGTGGAGATAGGCGGGACCCGACGGGGCAGGTCACAACCATTCACTTGAATCCGTTCTACGCTAGTAAGCTTCGCGGGAAGAACGTGGTGGTGGTCGATGACTGCACAACGTATGGCGTTTCCTTCGGTGTGGCCGCAGCCTTCCTGCGTAAGGCGGGAGCCGCGTCGGTTACCGGTATCGCTTTGGGCAAGTTTGGAAACCAGCTTAGTGCCTATCAAATTGAGCTGAAGACTGACCCATTCGCTCCAGTGCAAGCCTCGGACTTCATCGGGTCGTCCAGTCCGTTTCCCGGTGCCACCAATTTCGTAAGCCAAGCCGCGTTGACATCGCTGTTGACATAA